In Colletotrichum higginsianum IMI 349063 chromosome 3, whole genome shotgun sequence, a genomic segment contains:
- a CDS encoding Major facilitator superfamily transporter produces MSDHTLSEVPTRRDELPPDLLALRTSNAEKGVNIIAQTPSRPYSYREDEAVYDRFTPRRKALITAIVSFGGLGINLASLLVLSALPEVAAAFNTSGTVINFTNALFLLMMGIGVLFWGPLSQVYGRKWIFVTSSVLFCVFSFATGVSPNLPAFFIFRSITAFAGTCFLVVGSACLSDVYRPTERGTALGWFLGGTLIGPALGPFIGGVIVTFSSWKSLFWFQGALGAVAMALSVAFLPETSHGKWSEELEGLTVKGKVSQIWEWANPFRVIALFKYPKILIVGVAASSVLWNMQVLLTPVRYVINPRFHLTTPLQSGFFFLAPGAGYLVGTFVGGRYADRTVKRWIAKRGKRVPEDRLRSAFIAMGVVIPASTIIYGWAIDQAKGGIPLPVICMFVQGVAQMVCFPCLNSYCLDVFRDRAAEVMAGNYFIRYTFAAIGTAVVLPGIDGIGVGWFSTVSALFVAVSSAAVCCIVIFGTERNNKDAKSEQA; encoded by the exons aTGTCTGACCACACGTTGTCGGAGGTGCCCACGAGGAGGGATGAGCTGCCGCCCGACCTGCTGGCGCTGAGGACGTCCAACGCCGAGAAGGGCGTCAACATCATCGCGCAGACCCCGAGCCGGCCGTACTCGTAccgcgaggacgaggccgtgtACGACCGCTTCACGCCCCGCCGCAAGGCCCTGATCACGGCCATCGTGTCCtttggcggcctcggcatcaacCTGGCGTCCCTGCTGGTGCTGTCGGCCCTGCCCGAGGTGGCGGCCGCCTTCAACACGTCCGGGACCGTCATCAACTTCACCAACGCGCTCTTCCTGCTGATGATGGGCATCGGCGTCCTCTTCTGGGGCCCGTTGAGCCAGGTCTACGGGAGAAAATGG ATCTTTGTCACATCGTCCGTGTTGTTCTGCGTCTTCTCCTTCGCGACGGGGGTCTCCCCCAACCTgccggccttcttcatcttccgcTCCATCACGGCCTTCGCCGGGACGTGTTTCCTCGTGGTCGGGTCGGCCTGCCTCAGCGACGTGTACCGCCCGACTGAGCGCGGCACAGCATTGGGGTGGTTCCTCGGCGGTACTCTGATCGGTCCGGCCTTGGGACCCTTtatcggcggcgtcatcgtcactTTCTCGTCGTGGAAAAGCCTCTTCTGGTTCCAGGGAGCGctgggcgccgtcgccatggctCTGTCCGTTGCCTTCCTGCCAGAGACCAGCCACGGGAAGTGGTCCGAAGAGCTGGAGGGCTTGACCGTCAAGGGGAAAGTGTCTCAGATATGGGAGTGGGCGAATCCGTTCCGAGTCATTGCCTTGTTCAAGTACCCAAAGATCCTCATCGTG GGAGTCGCCGCCTCTTCAGTCTTATGGAACATGCAGGTTCTCCTGACGCCAGTCCGATACGTCATCAACCCGAGGTTCCACCTCACGACCCCTTTGCAgtcgggcttcttcttcctcgcgcCGGGTGCCGGATACCTCGTCGGGACCTTTGTCGGCGGCCGCTACGCCGACAGAACGGTCAAGAGGTGGATCGCCAAGCGAGGGAAGCGCGTGCCCGAAGACCGGCTGCGGAGTGCGTTTATCGCGATGGGCGTGGTCATACCCGCGAGCACCATCATCTACGGATGGGCGATcgaccaggccaagggcggcaTTCCCCTGCCCGTCATCTGCATGTTTGTGCAGGGAGTCGCTCAGATGGTTTGCTTCCCCTGTCTCAACAGCTACTGCCTCGACGTGTTCCGAGACAGAGCGGCCGAAGTGATGG CCGGAAACTACTTCATCAGGTATaccttcgccgccatcggtACGGCGGTGGTCCTCCCGGGGATCGACGGCATAGGCGTGGGTTGGTTCTCGACAGTGAGTGCCCTCTTCGTCGCGGTTTCCAGTGCGGCTGTCTGCTGTATTGTCATTTTCGGCACAGAACGAAACAACAAAGACGCCAAATCGGAACAGGCTTGA
- a CDS encoding Acetyltransferase, whose translation MTTAGLRGISSAQRGLKTVPFHHVLFIASPIHSFKCVAGTFVRWQPILRNTNHRVTRNPIQPRAFSSSTTTAMAKSSDNQEGSRPSAVTATRPATLADAPTIADLAAHVFTVTFGHSVEPHELQAFLDESYSLDAITRDLEDPNRDTVLATDPAGDVLGFAMLTRGSKEPCVAHLEATVELQRIYLYPKAHGTGAGKLLADRLEDMAREQGFKHIWLGVWEENYRARKAYEKWGYRACGNHDFVVGSVVQTDDIMVKKL comes from the coding sequence ATGACGACGGCCGGTTTGCGAGGCATAAGCTCGGCACAGAGGGGTTTGAAAACCGTTCCGTTTCATCACGTGTTATTCATTGCTAGCCCAATCCACTCGTTTAAGTGCGTCGCTGGCACCTTTGTGCGGTGGCAACCGATCCTTCGGAACACCAACCACCGCGTCACCCGCAACCCCATCCAGCCCAGGGCGTTTTCATCTTCAACCACGACAGCCATGGCGAAGTCGTCGGACAACCAAGAGGGCAGCCGCccgtcggcggtgacggccaCCAGACCCGCCActctcgccgacgccccgacaatcgccgacctcgccgcccacgtcTTCACGGTCACGTTCGGCCATTCCGTCGAGCCGCACGAGCTGCAGGCGTTCCTCGACGAGTCCTACagcctcgacgccatcaccAGAGACCTCGAGGACCCCAACAGGGACACCGTCCTCGCCACGGACccggccggcgacgtcctcggcttcgccatGCTCACCCGCGGCTCCAAGGAGCCGTGCGTGGCCCACCTCGAGGCGACCGTCGAGCTGCAGCGCATCTACCTGTACCCCAAGGCCCACGGCACGGGCGCCGGCAAGCTCCTGGCGGACcggctggaggacatggccAGGGAGCAGGGGTTCAAGCACATCTGGCTGGGCGTCTGGGAGGAGAACTACCGGGCCAGGAAGGCGTATGAGAAGTGGGGGTACAGGGCGTGCGGTAACCACGACTTTGTTGTCGGGTCGGTGGTCCAGACGGACGACATCATGGTGAAGAAGCTCTGA